A section of the Asticcacaulis sp. EMRT-3 genome encodes:
- a CDS encoding EF-hand domain-containing protein, which translates to MLKPSLALGSLLGSAAVLLAAPALAQDAAPPPPPADGCHMHRPSFAELDTNHDGKLDKAELAAPMQKMADKMADKMAGRMFDRLDTNHDGSISEAEFNAARPPHGPKGRMGGWQHGWRHHGMKHQGGWRRDHDGPLPMATGHMGHGMGPMALKALDTNGDGKISFAEFSARMKARFDKLDTNHDGVLEASEWPQPPADAPAGPPENGAAPAQK; encoded by the coding sequence ATGTTGAAACCTAGCCTCGCCCTTGGCAGCCTGCTGGGCAGCGCAGCGGTTCTGCTGGCCGCGCCCGCCCTGGCGCAAGACGCCGCACCCCCGCCTCCGCCTGCCGATGGCTGTCATATGCATCGTCCCAGTTTCGCCGAACTTGACACCAATCACGATGGCAAGCTCGACAAGGCCGAACTGGCCGCGCCGATGCAGAAGATGGCCGATAAGATGGCCGACAAGATGGCCGGGCGGATGTTCGACCGGCTCGACACCAATCACGACGGCAGTATCAGCGAGGCCGAATTCAATGCCGCCCGCCCGCCGCATGGGCCCAAAGGCAGGATGGGCGGCTGGCAGCACGGCTGGCGTCACCACGGCATGAAACATCAGGGTGGATGGCGGCGTGATCATGATGGCCCGCTGCCGATGGCCACGGGACATATGGGCCACGGTATGGGGCCGATGGCTTTGAAGGCACTCGATACGAATGGCGATGGCAAGATCAGCTTTGCCGAGTTTTCCGCTCGCATGAAGGCGCGCTTCGACAAGCTCGACACCAATCATGATGGCGTGCTGGAGGCCAGCGAATGGCCGCAACCGCCCGCGGATGCACCCGCTGGCCCGCCGGAAAACGGCGCTGCGCCTGCGCAAAAATAA
- a CDS encoding HAMP domain-containing sensor histidine kinase, with amino-acid sequence MPETTPASPAPVRRDTLNALPIFWQVLGLSLIVLALALIINTLLVLKAPAPPPSGYTLAEAAAALKTGQARLHNGHLLRAETRDVPPDYVVRDPGHQTGIWAFQALVSARLAEELAVPVDTIWVHFTPRRDFEHHRSADRLFGPDQGPPQQGPLNQAVPPVQNGPGHHPLPPFGLRPHDFGGPSITADTRANIIFPAFSAAWKLPNGRYRVITEPKTLIEPWQERLLFGFGLGALIILPLAYLLSQRLSRPIIAFSEAAAKLSVEDDAPPVLAVGPREVRQAALVLNAMQMRIRKQVESRTMLMGAIAHDLKTPLARMRLRIEDLPTPIRDKLSQDIAHMDGLIRSAMSFTSAHKLGESLRPLDLSSLVESLAEDLSAICEIETPLIEAHVTVRGDQIALSRILTNLIENAGRYAGGCRIALSTRGNMAELHILDEGPGLPPETLEAVFEPFYRLEASRNRDTGGTGLGLSVARALAEAQGGALTLHNRYAGSEIAGLEARLTLPLWREG; translated from the coding sequence ATGCCCGAAACCACGCCTGCGTCCCCCGCTCCGGTTCGGCGCGACACCCTGAACGCCCTGCCCATCTTCTGGCAGGTGCTGGGCCTGTCGCTGATCGTGCTGGCCCTGGCCCTGATCATCAATACCCTGCTGGTGCTGAAGGCTCCGGCCCCGCCGCCTTCGGGCTATACGCTGGCCGAGGCCGCCGCCGCCCTGAAAACCGGTCAGGCGCGCCTGCATAACGGCCATCTGTTGCGCGCCGAAACCCGCGACGTTCCGCCCGACTATGTGGTGCGCGATCCCGGCCATCAAACCGGCATTTGGGCGTTTCAGGCCCTTGTCAGCGCGCGCCTCGCCGAGGAACTGGCCGTGCCGGTCGATACGATCTGGGTGCATTTCACGCCCCGCCGCGATTTCGAGCATCACCGCTCTGCCGACCGCCTGTTTGGCCCGGATCAGGGCCCGCCGCAACAAGGCCCGCTGAATCAAGCTGTGCCGCCCGTGCAAAACGGCCCCGGCCATCACCCTTTGCCGCCTTTCGGTCTGCGTCCGCATGATTTCGGCGGGCCGAGCATAACCGCCGATACGCGCGCCAATATCATCTTTCCGGCCTTCAGTGCCGCCTGGAAACTGCCCAATGGCCGTTACCGCGTCATCACCGAGCCGAAGACCCTGATCGAGCCGTGGCAGGAACGCCTGCTGTTCGGTTTCGGCCTGGGGGCGCTGATCATCCTGCCGCTGGCCTATCTGTTGTCGCAGCGCCTGTCGCGGCCGATCATCGCCTTTTCGGAAGCCGCCGCCAAGCTCAGCGTCGAGGACGACGCGCCGCCCGTTCTGGCCGTGGGGCCGCGCGAAGTGCGCCAGGCCGCGCTCGTGCTCAACGCCATGCAAATGCGCATCCGTAAGCAGGTGGAAAGCCGCACCATGCTGATGGGGGCCATCGCCCATGACCTGAAAACGCCGCTGGCGCGGATGCGTCTGCGGATCGAGGATCTGCCGACGCCCATTCGTGATAAGCTGTCTCAGGACATTGCCCATATGGACGGCCTGATCCGCTCGGCCATGAGTTTCACCAGCGCCCACAAGCTGGGCGAAAGCTTACGTCCGCTCGATTTGTCTTCACTTGTCGAAAGCCTGGCCGAAGACTTAAGCGCGATCTGCGAGATCGAAACGCCGCTGATCGAGGCGCATGTCACGGTGCGCGGCGACCAGATTGCGCTTAGCCGCATCCTCACCAATCTGATCGAGAATGCCGGGCGTTATGCCGGCGGTTGCCGCATCGCGCTTTCGACGCGCGGCAACATGGCCGAACTGCACATCCTCGATGAGGGCCCCGGCCTGCCGCCGGAGACGCTGGAGGCCGTGTTCGAGCCGTTTTACCGGCTGGAAGCCTCGCGCAACCGCGATACGGGCGGCACGGGTCTGGGCCTCAGCGTGGCCCGCGCCCTGGCCGAGGCGCAGGGCGGGGCGCTCACCCTGCACAACCGCTATGCCGGTTCTGAGATCGCCGGACTGGAGGCGCGCCTTACCCTGCCGCTGTGGCGCGAGGGGTAG
- a CDS encoding phosphoglycerate kinase, whose translation MTFKTLDDLSDLHGKTALVRVDFNVPVEDGRITDDTRLKVALPTIKKLQSLGAKIALLAHFDRPKGKVVPEMSLKFVAPALSALLGTTVAFAADCVGPDAADVLKLLPAGGVALLENVRFHAGEEKNDPDFAAQLAALGDLYVNDAFSAAHRAHASTEGVAHLLPSYAGESMKRELLALDKALGNPERPTLGIVGGSKVSTKLDLLKNLVSKLDYLSIGGGMANTFLYAQGYDVGGSLCEKDLKATALEIMAAAAQADCRILLPLDIVVAQDFKAHAANRTEDIGAALSDADKIFDAGPKTVDELCKVMAGAKTLIWNGPLGVFELPPFDAATVAAAKFAASQTKAGKLVAVAGGGDTVAALNHAGVMADMTFVSTAGGAFLEWMEGKVLPGVAALEA comes from the coding sequence ATGACCTTCAAAACCCTCGACGACCTGTCCGATCTCCACGGCAAGACCGCTTTGGTGCGCGTCGATTTCAACGTGCCGGTCGAGGATGGTCGCATCACCGACGACACCCGCCTGAAGGTGGCCCTGCCGACGATCAAAAAGCTGCAATCTCTGGGCGCGAAAATCGCCCTACTGGCCCATTTCGACCGCCCGAAAGGCAAGGTCGTGCCGGAGATGAGCCTGAAATTCGTCGCGCCCGCCCTGTCGGCCCTGCTCGGCACCACGGTCGCCTTCGCCGCCGATTGCGTTGGCCCCGACGCCGCCGATGTGCTGAAACTGCTGCCTGCGGGCGGCGTGGCCCTGCTCGAAAATGTCCGCTTCCATGCCGGCGAAGAAAAGAACGATCCTGACTTTGCCGCGCAACTGGCCGCGCTCGGCGATCTCTACGTCAATGACGCCTTTTCCGCCGCCCACCGCGCCCACGCCTCCACCGAAGGCGTCGCCCATCTGCTGCCGTCCTATGCGGGCGAAAGCATGAAGCGCGAACTTCTGGCGCTCGATAAGGCGCTGGGCAATCCTGAACGCCCGACGCTTGGCATTGTCGGCGGCTCGAAGGTTTCGACCAAGCTCGACCTGCTGAAAAACCTGGTCAGCAAGCTCGATTACCTGTCGATTGGCGGCGGCATGGCCAATACCTTCCTTTATGCGCAAGGTTATGATGTCGGCGGGAGCTTGTGCGAAAAAGACCTGAAAGCCACCGCCCTTGAGATCATGGCCGCGGCGGCGCAAGCCGATTGCCGCATCCTGCTGCCGCTCGACATCGTGGTGGCACAGGATTTCAAGGCCCACGCCGCCAACCGTACCGAGGATATTGGCGCAGCGCTTTCGGACGCCGACAAGATCTTCGATGCAGGCCCGAAAACGGTCGATGAACTGTGCAAGGTGATGGCCGGTGCCAAAACCCTGATCTGGAACGGCCCCTTGGGTGTGTTCGAATTGCCACCCTTTGATGCAGCAACCGTGGCGGCAGCGAAATTTGCTGCGTCACAAACCAAAGCCGGTAAACTGGTAGCGGTTGCGGGCGGTGGCGACACCGTGGCGGCGCTCAACCATGCCGGCGTCATGGCCGACATGACCTTTGTTTCGACCGCTGGCGGGGCCTTCCTCGAATGGATGGAAGGCAAGGTGCTGCCGGGCGTCGCCGCGCTCGAAGCCTGA
- a CDS encoding response regulator has translation MLMSSPTPAPASPPRVLIVDDDPDLRELISQFLSNNGYAVHTAAQARDMDKILARGDIELVVLDYMMPGEDGLSVCKRLNEGGGPPVIMLSARGEEIDRIVGLELGADDYMAKPFHPRELLARIRAVLRRREAHAGQDGTSPLSHFFGWQLDNIKRTLIRPDGMQVALSNAEFELLRVFLDRPGRALSRDQILDYLHGPNAESFDRAIDVQISRLRRKLSDDHAEDIIRTIRGIGYMFKPLK, from the coding sequence ATGCTCATGTCCAGCCCCACGCCCGCCCCAGCCAGTCCGCCGCGCGTCCTGATCGTCGATGACGACCCCGACCTGCGCGAACTGATCAGCCAGTTCCTGTCGAACAACGGCTATGCCGTCCACACCGCCGCTCAGGCGCGCGACATGGACAAGATCCTGGCGCGTGGCGACATCGAACTGGTAGTGCTCGACTATATGATGCCGGGCGAGGATGGCCTGTCGGTGTGCAAGCGCCTCAATGAAGGCGGCGGCCCGCCGGTCATCATGCTGTCGGCGCGCGGTGAGGAGATTGACCGCATTGTCGGGCTCGAACTGGGGGCCGACGACTATATGGCCAAGCCGTTTCATCCGCGCGAACTGCTGGCCCGCATCCGCGCCGTGCTGCGCCGCCGCGAAGCGCACGCCGGTCAGGACGGCACATCGCCGCTCAGCCATTTCTTCGGCTGGCAGCTCGACAATATCAAGCGCACCCTGATCCGGCCCGACGGGATGCAGGTGGCCCTGTCCAATGCCGAATTCGAGCTGCTGCGCGTCTTTCTGGATCGCCCCGGCCGCGCCCTGTCACGCGACCAGATCCTCGATTACCTGCATGGCCCCAATGCCGAATCGTTCGACCGCGCCATCGATGTGCAGATTTCGCGCCTGCGCCGCAAGCTGAGCGACGACCATGCCGAGGACATTATCCGCACGATCCGCGGCATCGGCTATATGTTCAAGCCGCTGAAATAG
- the gap gene encoding type I glyceraldehyde-3-phosphate dehydrogenase — protein sequence MALRVAINGFGRIGRNILRSIIEYNRTDIEVVAINDLGPVETNAHLLRYDSIHGRFPAKVTVDGDSLIIEANGKTYAPIKVTAIRNPAELPHKALNVDIAFECTGIFTARDKAAAHLEAGAKRVLVSAPSDGADKTIVYGVNTDSLTAQDMVISNASCTTNCLAPVAKVLNDLCGIESGYMTTIHSYTNDQPSLDQMHKDLYRARAAALSIIPTSTGAAKAIGLVIPELKGKFDGSSVRVPTPNVSCVDLVFNAGRDVTKDEINAAIKAAADGAMKGVLAYTDEPLVSRDFNHEPASSTFALPQTQVIGSRLVRILSWYDNEWGFSTRMADTAVAFGKFL from the coding sequence ATGGCTTTACGTGTCGCCATCAACGGCTTTGGCCGTATCGGTCGTAACATCCTGCGTTCGATCATCGAATACAACCGTACCGACATCGAAGTGGTTGCGATCAACGATCTGGGCCCGGTGGAAACCAATGCACACCTGCTGCGCTACGATTCGATCCACGGCCGCTTCCCCGCCAAGGTGACGGTGGACGGCGACAGCCTGATCATCGAGGCCAATGGCAAGACCTATGCGCCGATCAAGGTGACGGCGATCCGCAATCCTGCCGAGCTGCCGCACAAGGCGCTGAACGTGGACATCGCCTTTGAATGCACGGGCATCTTCACGGCGCGCGACAAGGCCGCCGCCCATCTCGAAGCGGGCGCCAAGCGCGTCCTCGTCTCTGCCCCTTCGGACGGCGCCGACAAGACCATCGTGTACGGCGTCAATACCGACAGCCTGACCGCGCAGGATATGGTCATCTCCAACGCCTCGTGCACCACCAACTGTCTGGCCCCTGTCGCCAAGGTGCTGAACGATCTGTGCGGCATCGAGTCGGGCTATATGACGACGATCCACTCCTATACCAATGACCAGCCCTCGCTCGACCAGATGCACAAGGATCTGTATCGCGCCCGCGCCGCCGCCCTTTCCATCATCCCGACCTCGACCGGTGCGGCCAAGGCCATCGGTCTGGTCATCCCGGAGCTGAAGGGCAAGTTCGATGGCTCGTCGGTGCGCGTGCCGACGCCGAACGTCTCCTGCGTCGATCTGGTCTTCAATGCGGGCCGCGACGTGACCAAGGACGAGATCAACGCCGCCATCAAGGCCGCCGCCGATGGCGCCATGAAGGGCGTGCTGGCCTATACGGACGAGCCTTTGGTATCGCGCGATTTCAACCATGAACCGGCGTCCTCGACCTTCGCCCTGCCGCAAACCCAGGTCATCGGCAGCCGTCTGGTGCGCATCCTGTCATGGTACGACAATGAGTGGGGCTTCTCGACCCGCATGGCCGACACCGCCGTCGCGTTTGGCAAATTCCTCTGA